One part of the Magallana gigas chromosome 5, xbMagGiga1.1, whole genome shotgun sequence genome encodes these proteins:
- the LOC136275470 gene encoding uncharacterized protein, with protein MEELFPSARPDYSALRRPFDESDRDFLHQESSNLGRFIEVKCPFSALSSVVKAAKDLKNFFSFLDVKGDSLCMKTSHPYYHQIQGQLHICNKTCCDLIVWTTVDCVVIRIVKDPEWTVNIANLVDIYFNTFIPALLDN; from the exons ATGGAAGAATTGTTTCCCTCTGCACGTCCAGATTACTC TGCATTACGCAGACCTTTTGATGAAAGTGACAGAGATTTTTTGCACCAAGAATCATCAAACCTAGGAAGGTTTATTG AGGTCAAGTGTCCATTTTCTGCATTATCATCAGTAGTAAAGGCAGCAAAAGATCTGAAGAATTTCTTTTCCTTCCTTG atGTTAAAGGAGATTCACTTTGCATGAAGACCAGTCACCCATATTACCATCAAATACAGGGCCAGTTACACATTTGTAACAAAACATGTTGTGACCTGATTGTGTGGACAACAGTAGACTGTGTTGTGATCAGAATAGTGAAGGATCCTGAATGGACTGTAAACATTGCAAACCTAGTAGACATCTACTTTAATACTTTCATTCCAGCATTGTTAGATAACTAA
- the LOC109617956 gene encoding orexin receptor type 2: protein MSSFLQSFKEDITEGLHVFTGINMNKTSIQHTYLIWENHTYNTTTEQYLFHTHNSEVDENMVVILMPVVVYVSLLMVLGIIGNMIVCYIYFFRWKRKTVKYFIGSLAAYDLITSIICMPIEVAMLRNPITLNDPHLCRFLRFTRSMTSLGAGFMLVVIAADRYLRICQLAKSQIQVALAKKLCFSTMITAVLFSWPCLLIFGQIERSTSPIAETSCSIDMEYIDTLYPTAYYGLVSVLFLFISLCLMTFYSMIMGRLCKRPLTSRLRTILSVNEACSNNTSTSPEGLNEESSKLNTASPTNPENCKPTASSKIGLMLRRKSSLFEGRIFSVSPAKRQSTANFRMTRTTLTLLLITLIQWVSFLPYFGLLFTKSFNKDFLRNMTRDDQTLYNIGILSHFLSSGVNPYMYGFFSGDFRKECKKAFIAMKKSLK, encoded by the exons ATGAGTTCTTTTCTGCAGTCATTTAAAGAGGACATCACTGAGGGACTTCACGTATTCACTg GTATCAACATGAACAAAACATCAATACAACACACATACCTAATTTGGGAAAACCATACATATAACACAACAACAGAACAGTATCTTTTCCATACCCACAACTCGGAGGTTGACGAAAACATGGTCGTAATCCTTATGCCCGTGGTAGTATATGTTTCTCTTTTGATGGTTCTTGGTATCATTGGCAATATGATTGTgtgttacatatattttttccgATGGAAACGAAAGACTGTCAAATATTTCATTGGATCTTTGgctgcgtacgatttaattacCAGCATCATATGTATGCCAATCGAAGTAGCCATGCTTCGTAATCCAATTACTCTGAACGACCCACATCTTTGTAGATTTCTAAGATTCACGCGCTCTATGACGTCACTTGGAGCAGGGTTTATGTTAGTGGTTATTGCCGCAGACCGATATCTGAGAATCTGTCAGTTGGCAAAAAGTCAAATTCAAGTCGCACTAGCTAAAAAGTTATGTTTTTCAACAATGATAACAGCTGTGCTATTTTCTTGGCCGTGTTTGTTAATATTTGGCCAGATTGAAAGAAGTACGTCTCCAATCGCGGAAACATCTTGCTCAATCGACATGGAGTATATCGATACACTTTATCCAACAGCATATTATGGGCTAGTGTCTGTgctatttttgttcatttcattgTGTCTGATGACTTTCTACTCAATGATCATGGGAAGACTGTGTAAAAGACCCCTAACATCACGATTAAGAACCATTTTGTCTGTGAATGAAGCTTGTAGTAACAATACATCAACCTCGCCAGAAGGACTGAATGAAGAATCGTCCAAACTCAACACTGCATCACCGACAAACCCAGAAAATTGCAAACCCACTGCATCTTCAAAAATAGGTTTGATGCTACGTAGAAAATCATCTTTATTCGAAGGGAGAATTTTCTCAGTTTCTCCAGCAAAAAGACAGTCAACGGCGAATTTTCGAATGACAAGAACAACTTTAACTCTGCTTTTAATAACCCTCATTCAGTGGGTCAGTTTTCTGCCTTATTTTGGACTCctttttaccaaatcttttaaTAAAGACTTTCTCCGCAACATGACAAGAGATGATCAAACACTCTATAACATTGGGATTCTTTCTCACTTTCTTAGTAGTGGAGTCAATCCTTATATGTATGGCTTTTTCAGTGGAGACTTTCGTAAAGAATGTAAAAAGGCATTCATTGCAATGAAAAAATCGTTAAAGTAG